Proteins from a genomic interval of Corynebacterium freiburgense:
- a CDS encoding GuaB3 family IMP dehydrogenase-related protein: MRNTVEIGKGREARVSFRLNDISIVPNRRTRSSKDVDTTWNIDAYSFEFPVISHPADVLSSPEFVIEMGQLGGLGVLNAEGLWGRYADTEAAFAQAHEAAIDEDGHHTYGATSATEKLQELYAAPINEALLTERIAQIRDAGVTVAVRVSPQRAREIAPVVIKAGAEILIIQGTLISAEHVAEGGEPLNLKEFIGTLDIPVIVGGVVDYNTALHLMRSGAVGVIVGGGTNTNSETLGMDLPMATALADAAAARRDYLDETEGRYVHIIADGEITTSGDVAKAIACGADAVMLGAPLSAATEATGGGMYWPSTAAHPRFPRGTIEWSAYNYDDKATPIPLAKILKGPSTDPFGLQDIVGGLRRAMAKSGYTNIKNFQKVELNVIYSF, from the coding sequence ATGCGAAATACCGTTGAAATCGGCAAAGGCCGGGAAGCACGCGTGAGCTTCCGGCTCAACGACATTTCAATCGTGCCGAACCGGCGAACACGTTCTTCAAAAGACGTAGACACAACCTGGAATATTGACGCATACTCATTTGAATTCCCGGTAATCTCGCACCCGGCCGACGTGCTCTCATCCCCGGAATTTGTGATCGAAATGGGGCAGCTCGGAGGACTTGGCGTATTGAACGCCGAAGGGCTATGGGGACGATACGCCGACACCGAGGCCGCCTTCGCACAAGCTCATGAAGCCGCTATCGACGAGGATGGACACCACACCTACGGTGCGACCTCTGCCACGGAGAAACTCCAAGAACTGTATGCGGCACCTATTAATGAAGCCCTTCTTACCGAGCGCATCGCGCAAATCAGGGATGCGGGCGTTACTGTAGCCGTACGAGTATCCCCCCAGCGTGCACGCGAAATCGCCCCAGTGGTAATCAAAGCTGGTGCCGAAATCCTAATAATCCAAGGCACATTAATCTCCGCTGAACATGTCGCCGAAGGCGGGGAACCGCTCAACCTCAAAGAATTTATAGGCACCCTAGACATTCCTGTAATTGTCGGCGGGGTTGTTGACTACAACACCGCACTCCACCTTATGCGCTCCGGGGCGGTCGGTGTAATCGTTGGCGGCGGAACGAATACCAACTCCGAAACCCTCGGCATGGACCTACCAATGGCAACCGCACTAGCAGATGCTGCGGCTGCTCGCCGAGACTATCTTGACGAAACTGAAGGCCGATATGTACACATCATCGCCGACGGGGAAATTACCACGTCCGGTGATGTTGCCAAAGCCATTGCTTGTGGTGCCGACGCCGTTATGCTCGGTGCGCCGCTTTCAGCAGCGACCGAAGCCACAGGTGGAGGTATGTACTGGCCTTCAACAGCGGCACACCCACGATTCCCTAGAGGAACCATCGAATGGTCGGCGTACAACTACGATGACAAAGCCACGCCAATCCCTTTGGCTAAAATCTTAAAAGGTCCCTCTACCGACCCGTTCGGACTGCAAGATATCGTTGGCGGATTACGCCGTGCCATGGCAAAAAGCGGTTACACGAACATTAAGAACTTCCAAAAAGTGGAACTTAATGTTAT
- a CDS encoding DUF5319 domain-containing protein translates to MDFNDRMPPDPFANDPNDPASFLDNEEEFPPLTPEEQLQVELDLHLLYKFRQALEPRGIKGILFFCEECEENHYYDWDIMAANMQAILNNELAAVHEPSAEPSVLWYVPWDYCIGYLDGLAASTSDS, encoded by the coding sequence GTGGACTTTAATGACCGTATGCCCCCAGACCCATTCGCCAACGACCCAAACGACCCTGCCTCTTTTTTAGATAATGAAGAAGAATTCCCGCCCCTTACCCCGGAAGAACAATTGCAGGTTGAATTAGATCTGCATCTGCTCTACAAATTCCGCCAAGCACTTGAACCCCGCGGAATCAAAGGCATCTTATTTTTCTGTGAAGAATGTGAAGAAAACCACTACTACGATTGGGATATTATGGCCGCAAATATGCAGGCCATTTTAAATAATGAACTAGCCGCGGTACACGAGCCAAGCGCCGAACCAAGTGTTTTATGGTATGTACCTTGGGACTATTGCATTGGCTATCTGGATGGCCTAGCTGCCAGTACTTCAGACTCCTAA
- the guaB gene encoding IMP dehydrogenase, translating to MTEVRVSTGGDDPNKVALVGLTFDDVLLLPDASDVIPSEVDTSSQLTRNIRLNIPLISAAMDTVTEARMAIAMSRQGGMGVLHRNLSVEDQAEQVELVKRSESGMVSDPVVCSPNMTIGEVDALCARYRISGLPVVDDQGKLVGICTNRDMRFEADFQRKVAEVMTPMPLVVAKQGVSKEDALNLLSANKVEKLPIVDNEGKLVGLITVKDFVKTEQYPNASKDAAGRLLVGAGIGTGEESWQRAGALVDAGVDVLVVDSAHAHSRGVLEMVSRVKKEFGDRIDVIGGNLATRSAAKAMIEAGADAIKVGIGPGSICTTRVVAGVGAPQITAIMEAAVAAHAAGIPIIADGGMQFSGDIAKALAAGASTVMLGSLLAGTAEAPGDTVTVNGKQYKMYRGMGSLGAMQGRGLSGEKRSFSKDRYFQSDVRSEEKLVPEGIEGRVPFRGSIDAITHQLVGGLRAAMGYTGSATVSDLHRAKFVQITAAGLRESHPHDIQMTVEAPNYYQR from the coding sequence ATGACTGAAGTGCGGGTATCTACCGGCGGTGACGACCCAAACAAGGTTGCTCTAGTAGGACTGACATTTGATGATGTATTGCTTTTGCCAGACGCATCAGATGTAATCCCCAGTGAGGTAGATACTTCCAGTCAACTTACCAGGAATATTCGACTTAATATTCCTTTGATTTCCGCTGCAATGGATACGGTCACTGAGGCCCGAATGGCGATTGCCATGTCCCGGCAAGGTGGTATGGGTGTTTTACACCGTAACCTTTCGGTAGAGGATCAAGCTGAACAGGTAGAGCTGGTTAAGCGTTCGGAATCTGGCATGGTTTCTGACCCTGTTGTGTGTTCGCCAAATATGACCATTGGTGAGGTAGATGCATTGTGTGCGCGGTATCGGATTTCGGGCCTCCCGGTCGTTGATGATCAAGGCAAACTAGTTGGCATTTGTACCAACCGTGATATGCGTTTTGAGGCAGACTTCCAGCGCAAAGTTGCGGAAGTTATGACCCCAATGCCGTTGGTTGTAGCTAAGCAAGGCGTGTCTAAGGAAGATGCCTTGAATTTGCTGAGTGCCAATAAGGTGGAAAAGCTGCCGATTGTTGATAACGAGGGCAAACTCGTAGGCCTTATTACGGTGAAGGACTTTGTAAAAACTGAGCAGTATCCGAATGCTTCCAAGGATGCCGCAGGTAGGCTGTTGGTTGGTGCGGGTATTGGCACCGGCGAGGAATCCTGGCAGCGTGCTGGGGCCCTTGTTGATGCGGGCGTCGACGTCCTGGTGGTGGACTCGGCTCACGCGCACTCGCGTGGTGTTCTGGAAATGGTGTCTCGGGTAAAGAAGGAATTCGGTGACCGAATCGACGTTATTGGAGGTAACCTAGCCACCCGTAGTGCAGCTAAAGCCATGATCGAAGCTGGGGCCGACGCCATTAAGGTTGGTATTGGGCCAGGTTCGATTTGCACAACCCGGGTAGTAGCAGGTGTTGGTGCACCGCAGATCACCGCGATTATGGAAGCCGCAGTGGCAGCTCACGCCGCAGGAATCCCGATTATTGCCGATGGCGGTATGCAATTTTCTGGCGATATTGCAAAAGCCTTGGCGGCGGGGGCGTCGACAGTTATGTTGGGATCGCTTCTGGCAGGCACCGCCGAGGCGCCCGGAGACACAGTTACTGTTAATGGAAAGCAATATAAGATGTACCGTGGTATGGGCTCGCTAGGCGCCATGCAAGGTCGTGGTCTCTCTGGGGAAAAACGCTCCTTCTCTAAGGACCGCTATTTCCAATCAGATGTGCGAAGCGAAGAAAAACTCGTGCCAGAAGGTATCGAGGGGCGCGTCCCATTCCGCGGGTCTATCGACGCCATTACACACCAGCTCGTAGGTGGCCTACGCGCCGCCATGGGTTATACAGGATCGGCAACCGTAAGCGACCTGCACCGTGCAAAGTTCGTTCAAATTACGGCTGCTGGGCTGCGTGAATCCCATCCGCATGATATCCAAATGACCGTCGAAGCCCCGAACTACTACCAGCGCTAA